One stretch of Synergistaceae bacterium DNA includes these proteins:
- a CDS encoding GDYXXLXY domain-containing protein: MDKKNWCRLIFFLITALAAVAYPVFKIINYELPSVSPAVYRFKAGIVDPYDPFRGRYVALNALPNEIILKEEKKFQDGAYVYAVLSNDKQGIATVVDLVEKPIAKMDCLKIRFYEYGNSKDNAGRTTYRISLPFDRFYLNESIAPEAEKAVADITRNNNGECLIIVKVYSDGNYAIEDLEINGKSIHEYLKDIARE; this comes from the coding sequence ATGGATAAAAAGAATTGGTGCCGACTTATATTTTTTCTCATAACTGCGCTGGCCGCCGTGGCGTACCCGGTTTTCAAAATCATTAATTATGAATTGCCGTCAGTGTCTCCTGCCGTTTACCGTTTTAAAGCCGGCATTGTAGATCCGTATGACCCCTTCAGGGGACGTTATGTAGCATTAAACGCTCTCCCGAATGAGATTATATTAAAGGAAGAAAAGAAATTCCAAGACGGAGCATATGTATATGCAGTGCTGAGCAATGATAAACAAGGTATCGCTACTGTAGTGGATTTAGTTGAAAAGCCGATAGCAAAAATGGACTGTCTTAAAATCCGTTTTTATGAATACGGAAATTCTAAAGATAACGCGGGCAGAACAACATACAGGATAAGCCTTCCCTTCGATCGTTTTTACTTAAACGAAAGTATTGCCCCGGAGGCGGAAAAGGCTGTCGCAGATATTACACGAAATAATAACGGTGAGTGCTTAATAATAGTAAAAGTATATTCAGACGGAAATTACGCGATCGAGGACCTCGAAATTAATGGCAAATCTATTCACGAGTACCTAAAGGATATCGCGAGAGAGTAA